The genomic DNA TAAGCTCTTAGTTTTGAGTTATTTACACTTTTGTATAAACTTTCTTTTATTACAAGCTTATTTTTGTACATAGCTTGTTTAACTAAATCATAATCCTCATCAAAACCTTCTTTTAATTCTCCATTATCAGAGAAATAATCAAGCACTTTAATAATATCAATAGGCGTAATAATTTTAGAAAACCATTCTTCAAGTTTTCCATCAAAATTAAAACGTTTTAAATATTCAAAATATGAAATAATCTTTACAAATTCAAAAATATCATCAAGTTTCAAAACTGCTTGTTTTTGTATACGCATCAAAGCAGTATCAAGATTAGCAACTTTAGGAACTTGTTTAAAATTGTATTGTTCTAATTGTTTTATTAGCTTATGGTGTAAATTAATATCACCTTCTAAAATAACTGATTTTTCTCTTGCATAAAGAGAAGAAAAACTTTCTATATAATCTTCTAAATCTAATTTTTTAAATATATCTTGCATGCGCGAATTATAGCTTATTTTGAATAAATATTGGATGTAAGGAAGGAGATTAGGAGGGAAAAGCAATAAAATAAAGAGATTTTATTGCTTTAGCAAGCGTTTTATTTAATATTATATTTTTCCAGTAAAGAAGTCCAAACTATACTTTTACCATTAGAATCATAAATAGTAGGTGTTCCACGAACCCCTAATTGTGCTCCTAATTTTAAATGATTATCAACCATTTCAATGTATTGTCCTTTTTCACCACTTTTATAGCTTCTGTTTTTAAAATCTTCATTAGAAGCTTCTGCTTTAAACATAGCTTGAGCTTGCGCATCTTTATCTTTATGAGACAAGATAAAATAACTTAGTTCTTTCGCATCTTTATGAAAACTTAGAGGAAAAAAGAAAACATTTATTTTTAAATGTTTTTTTAATTGAGGTAAATAAGCTTCAAATTTTTTACAATAGGGACATTCTGGATCTGTAAACAAATAATATTCATCACTACCGCTTCCATAAGAAAAACCTTCTTTTCCTTTTAAAATAGAAATATCATTGGGAATACTTAACTCAGTGCTGGTTTTAGTATTATAGACTTTTCCTGCAATCAAATTCTTTTTATCTTTTGTTAAAAAAAGTGTTTGGGCTTGTCCTCTAATATTCGTTTTCAACAT from Campylobacteraceae bacterium includes the following:
- a CDS encoding thioredoxin fold domain-containing protein, giving the protein MNKKVLLLGATLMASLLSAKELSFKEVQEIAKLDMLVKSQIIVEKAYLENDIYMLKTNIRGQAQTLFLTKDKKNLIAGKVYNTKTSTELSIPNDISILKGKEGFSYGSGSDEYYLFTDPECPYCKKFEAYLPQLKKHLKINVFFFPLSFHKDAKELSYFILSHKDKDAQAQAMFKAEASNEDFKNRSYKSGEKGQYIEMVDNHLKLGAQLGVRGTPTIYDSNGKSIVWTSLLEKYNIK